A window of Pullulanibacillus sp. KACC 23026 genomic DNA:
CCCGAAACTGTCCCTTATCGATTTCCTTTTATATAGGGTATACCTACTGCCTTCGGTGCCTCAGCGCGACCGACAAAGCCCGTTAAAGCAAGTATGGTTAAGACATAAGGCGCAATTAAAAGATAGACATTAGGGATCGCTTTTAATAGCGGAATAGACTGACCCGTAATGCTTAGTGATTGGGCAAAGCCAAAGAAAAGCGCTGCGCCAAGTGCGCCAATCGGGTTCCATTTCCCAAAAATCATCGCCGCTAGAGCAAGAAAGCCTTGTCCTGAAATAGTAGTCGGACCAAAATTAGTGGCGATGGTTACCACATAAACGGCTCCGCCAATTCCGCCAAAAGCACCGCTTAAGGCAACGCCTAAGTAACGCATACGCGACACATGAATGCCTAATGTGTCGGCAGCTGCCGGATGCTCACCAACAGAACGTAACCGAAGCCCAAAAGGCGTTTTAAACAAGATATACCAAACCACAAAAGCCATGATGATGGCAATATAAGAGGTATAGGTCACATTCGAAAAAAGGAGCGGTCCAAGGATGGGGATATGTGAAAGAAGCGGAATATTGATCTTATAAATTTGATTATCTATAAACGGTGTTTGACCGCTCCCTTGGTATAGTTGTTTAACAAGAAAGACACAAAGCCCAAGCGCTAAGAAGTTAATCGCGACCCCGCTAATGGTTTGATCGGCTCTCAGCGTAATACTCGCAAGGGCATGTAACAACGAAAATAAAGCACCGATGACCGCCGCCACTAGAATAGATAACCAAGGGGAACCATCACCTAGACCTAAATGCTGGAAAAATAAAGTCCCTACCGCACCGATAAACGCACCGACAATCATGAGACCTTCAAGACCAATATTGACAATACCAGAGCGTTCTGAAAAAATGCCGCCTAAGGCTGTGAAAATAAGAGGTGTTGCTGATAGAAGCGCACTAGGAATGACTATCTTAAGAATTTCCATTAACGTCATAAGGTTTCTTCCCCCTTTTAAGCTTCGTGCCAATTATTTCAATTAAATAACTCGAAGCGACAAAAAAGATAATTAAGCTCATAATGATTTGAATTAAATCAGTTGGGATGCCCATTGACTGCATGCTGACCTGACCGGTTTGCAGAACCGCAAATAATAAAGCTCCTAGCACCACGCCAAGAGAAGTATTCATCCCTAACAAGGCCACCGCAATCCCATTAAAACCTAATCCCGTAAAATCGGCATTAATGGTCATATAATGGTAAACGCCAAGACCAATCATAGCGCCCGCCACCCCGCCATAGGCTCCCGATACACCAAAAGAAAAACTCATATTCCTTTCAACATTCATTCCTGCATAACGAGACGCATGCGGATTAAAACCGACAGCCCTTACCTCAAAGCCTTTAGTCGTCCGCCAAAGTAGAAACCACATTAATAAGGCACCAATTACTGCCACCACAAATCCCCAGTTCAAACGTGAGCCTTGTGTCAGATTTGATAAAAACGGAGAAGACAGCGAGGCAGAAGTTGGGACTTCAGGTGTGTGCTCTCCTGAGACATATAAAAAGCGGCGAATAATCGCATTGGTCGTATAAAGCGCTATATAATTCATCATAATCGTCGTAATCACTTCATGAACATGGAACCGTGCTTTTAAAAAGCCAGGAATATACCCCCATATCCCACCCGTAACAGCAGACCCAATA
This region includes:
- a CDS encoding ABC transporter permease; the protein is MTLMEILKIVIPSALLSATPLIFTALGGIFSERSGIVNIGLEGLMIVGAFIGAVGTLFFQHLGLGDGSPWLSILVAAVIGALFSLLHALASITLRADQTISGVAINFLALGLCVFLVKQLYQGSGQTPFIDNQIYKINIPLLSHIPILGPLLFSNVTYTSYIAIIMAFVVWYILFKTPFGLRLRSVGEHPAAADTLGIHVSRMRYLGVALSGAFGGIGGAVYVVTIATNFGPTTISGQGFLALAAMIFGKWNPIGALGAALFFGFAQSLSITGQSIPLLKAIPNVYLLIAPYVLTILALTGFVGRAEAPKAVGIPYIKGNR
- a CDS encoding ABC transporter permease, with protein sequence MGGLASKDRFNRFATPVAAVLLGLIAGGIIMLISGFNPFTAYGAMLQMVFLNPYYFGETIVSMIPLVLTGLSVAFAFRTGLFNIGVEGQLLVGWLTACALGVEFAHLPKVILIPFCIIGSAVTGGIWGYIPGFLKARFHVHEVITTIMMNYIALYTTNAIIRRFLYVSGEHTPEVPTSASLSSPFLSNLTQGSRLNWGFVVAVIGALLMWFLLWRTTKGFEVRAVGFNPHASRYAGMNVERNMSFSFGVSGAYGGVAGAMIGLGVYHYMTINADFTGLGFNGIAVALLGMNTSLGVVLGALLFAVLQTGQVSMQSMGIPTDLIQIIMSLIIFFVASSYLIEIIGTKLKRGKKPYDVNGNS